In one window of Henckelia pumila isolate YLH828 chromosome 1, ASM3356847v2, whole genome shotgun sequence DNA:
- the LOC140862860 gene encoding RING-H2 finger protein ATL2-like, whose amino-acid sequence MADMDMDVRMQPQAGKGYALSGKIMLSAIVLLFAVIVSMVGFHLYARWYLIHLRRRQLQRRRHRRGVGRSQIVLLTDNRYTVSAADRGLEKAVLDSLPVYRHSSETGIPSECAVCLSEFEEDEVVRHLPKCGHSFHTECIDMWFISHSTCPLCRSPVEQVVNQTTVIDDANEPEPGSSSSCQHDKAGGTCGVGDRRKGLDLMAVRIEVPQRIVQTEDDSTQWSAGFRSPGKGLAYLKRILTMNIRSPTSGAMPCETGSSSSSLATTNGDLESCSRGLSRNSSRVDTPR is encoded by the coding sequence ATGGCGGATATGGATATGGATGTCCGTATGCAGCCCCAGGCGGGAAAAGGCTACGCCTTGAGCGGCAAAATCATGCTCAGCGCCATTGTTCTTCTGTTCGCCGTCATCGTTTCAATGGTGGGTTTCCATCTCTACGCCAGATGGTACCTCATCCACCTCCGCCGCCGCCAGCTCCAGCGTCGCCGCCATAGGCGCGGCGTGGGTCGGTCCCAAATCGTGCTCCTGACCGACAACCGATACACCGTGTCGGCCGCCGACCGAGGCCTCGAGAAGGCGGTCCTTGATTCGCTCCCGGTCTACCGTCACTCCTCCGAGACAGGGATCCCCTCGGAATGCGCCGTGTGCCTGTCCGAGTTCGAGGAAGACGAGGTTGTCCGCCACTTGCCGAAATGCGGCCATTCGTTTCACACCGAGTGTATCGACATGTGGTTCATTTCTCACTCCACTTGTCCTCTGTGTCGGTCTCCGGTCGAACAAGTGGTGAATCAGACGACCGTAATCGACGATGCGAATGAACCCGAGCCGGGTTCGAGCTCGAGCTGCCAGCACGATAAAGCCGGAGGGACTTGTGGCGTCGGAGATAGGAGGAAAGGATTGGATTTGATGGCAGTGAGAATAGAAGTTCCCCAGAGGATTGTTCAAACAGAGGACGATTCGACTCAGTGGTCGGCCGGGTTTAGATCACCCGGTAAAGGGTTGGCCTATTTGAAAAGGATACTCACGATGAACATCAGGTCCCCTACAAGTGGAGCGATGCCGTGCGAGACCGGGAGTAGCAGCAGCAGCTTGGCCACTACCAACGGGGACTTGGAGAGTTGTAGTCGAGGATTGAGTCGAAATTCGAGCCGAGTCGATACACCGAGATGA